A segment of the Odoribacter splanchnicus DSM 20712 genome:
CGGATCAAAGATGGCTTTATCGCTTATCCCGGTATGCCTTCGAAAATCGATACCCTGAACGTAGATCTTTTTGCTTTGATCGATTTGCAGAAAGAACAGGAGTCTTATGTGAATTTGCGGAATTTCTGTATGAAAGGTGGAGGTATCGATATCGATATGGCGGGCGATGCCGAACGCTTGTTGACAGCACCTACCCTGAAAGCTGAAGTAAAGGCTTTGGTGAATTTTGAAGAATTGACAAAAATCTTTCCCTTGGCGGATGGAATTACTTGCCGGGGTACGCTGAATACTTCTTTAAAAACGGATGTCCTGGTCGAAGATGTCCGGAATGCTGATTATGGGAAATTGAGAATCGGCGGGTGGTGTCAAATGAAGGATGTGAATATTTTTATCCCCAAGGATAGTATCGTTATGAATGTTAAGTCGGCAGGACTGGTTTTTGCCGCTAACCGCAAGAATACGAAGTCTGTCCAGGGAACGGATTTATTGAACGGAGTGGTCGGTTATTCCGGATTGGATATCCATGTCCGCAATAAGGTACGTTTGTTGATGGATACGACTTATCTGGCGCTGAGAACTTCGCCATTGAAAGATACTTCTGTAGTGGCTTCCATGGGGGCTAACCTACATTTGGGACGGATGGTGTTTATCGTCCGTGATACTTTGCTGGTGGGGTTGAAACAGGCGAATGCTAAAGCTTCGCTGTTGCCCTCGAAGCGTAATAAAAAAGTTCCTCAGATCAATGCAGAACTGCAGGTGGATAGTTTGCGCTTGCGGGCTATGGGCAACCGTTTGAATTTTGCCAAGGCAGAGGTACAAGTCGAGGCTGTCCGGAGTAAACGTAATACGAAGATCTGGCTTCCGACAGGATACGTCGATTTTACCGGTCTAAGGGCTTATACGCCTTATTTTCCGGTGCGTATGCGGATGCCGGGTACCCGATTGAGATTCGACCGGAATGAAATTCAGCTGGATTCGGCCGTGCTGCATCTGGGGCGTTCGGATTTGCGGCTTACCGGAAATGTGACTAATCTGGCTAAGTCGTTTTTTAAGAAAGAAGAGCTGAAAGCTCAGTTGTTGGTTACTTCCGATAGAATAGATTGCAATCAGCTGATGCGGGCGATGGAAAGAGGAACGGCCTATATGGAGAAGGTGAAAGCCGGTTTCCGGGATACGATTTCTACAGAAGTGGACGATATGGATGAAGTTCCTGTTGTCAGTGATACTACTGCTTTGGAAGGAAGTAATTGCTTGTTTGTGGTTCCTCCTGGTATCGACTTTACTTTCCAGACCGATATAAAGAAAGTATTGTTTGGAAAATTACAAATGGATAGTATTCATGGAGAAGTAGTTATGCGCAATCAATGCATCCAGCTATCGGATCTGGAATTACGTTCTTCGGCTGCCAATATGAGTACCACGGCTCTGTATCGGGCGACAGATACCACCAAGGCTTATGCCGGTTTTGCTTTGCAGATGCATGACATTCGGATCGATAGTCTGGTTGGACTGATCCCTTCTTTAGATACGCTTTTCCCTATGCTGAGGTCGTTCGAGGGACTGGTGGATTTTCACATTGCTGCAGATTCGTGGCTGGATTCTGCCATGAACATCGATTTGCCGACTCTAAGGGCTGCGGCTTATCTGGACGGCCGCGATCTGGTGCTGATGGATGGGGAGACTTTTGCTGAAATTTCGAAAATGCTGATGTTTAAGAATAAAAAGCGGAATATGATCGATAGTATTTCAGTAGATTTAATGGTGAAGGATGGGACGATCGAGATATTCCCTTTTCTGGTAGAAATCGACCGTTATAAGGCTGCTGTCGGCGGACAACACAATATCGATATGACTTTTAAATATCATATCTCTATCCTGAAATCACCTTTGCCTTTCCGGGCCGGTGTGGATATTTCAGGGAATCTCGATAAGATGAAGTTCCGTATTACGAAAGCGAAATACAAGGATCTTTTTATCCCTTCGCGAAAAGCTAAAGTCGATAGTACACAATTGAACCTCCGGCAACGAATGCGCACGATATTAAAAGAAGGAAAAGGATAGAAAAAATGTTCGATTAAATCAGTCGAAAATTTATAAAGTCCATAAAGTTTATAAATTTTTATAAATCCTTCCATATCTTACCACAATAATAAGAAAGAGGGTGACTTATCTGTCATCTGACTTTTTAGTTACCCTCTTCGTTTTATATATAAAATTTACGAATCAAACCTACCGTTCAGTATATAAATTTCCCGAATTGACAGAGTAGACGATTTTGTAGTTTTATAAAAAAGAAAAACAGGCTGAATAAACATATTGTCTAACTGTCAGATAATTCTTATATTTGTGAATATGAACCAGATGATATTTTATGAAATCTATCAATGAATATATACAACTACTGGCAGTCTACATGCAAACCCATGCTTCTGTTTATCACATTAAACGCATGGGGATATTTGGGAGTGTTGCCAGGGGTGAACAGACTGAAAATAGTGACATTGATATTTGCTATGAAGGAGAGGCGCCTACGTTGTTTACATTAGTTCGTATCAAATATGAATTAGAAGCTTTATTGGGACGTCCGGTAGATTTGGTTCGTGTGCGTGAAAAAATGGATGAGGTATTAAAGCAAACCATTCAAGAGGAAGCTATTTATGTATGATGTAAAAGTTTTGCATTTGCTTGACAAAGTGATAGAATCTCTGGAAGTCATTCAGCAACGAACTGAAAATATTCATTGTACTAATGATTTTCTGGATTCTGCTACAGGAACTTTATTACTGGATGGAGTTTGTATGAAATTGATTGCTACTGGTGAAAGTATAAAGAATCTGGATAAATTAACAGCAGGCAATTTGCTCATTTATTACCCACAAATACCATGGCGTGAAGTGATGGGAATGCGTGATATAATTGTACATCACTATTTTGAAGTGGATGCAGATGTTATTTTTAATACAGTAAAGGAGAATATTCCGTTATTAATGGATACTTTGCTGCAAATGCGGGAAGATTTGAAGGAATGATAAAAGGATGCTCCAGAAGGGCATCCTTTCGTTTTATATATAAAATTTACGAATCAAACCTACCGTTCAGTATATGAATTTCCCGAATTCGCTGAGTATGGTAAGCTTATTTCCTTCGCCTTCGTCATTGTCGTAGCAACGACCGACGATTTGGGCATCGATATTGAAACTCTTTGAGATAGCGATAATTTCTTCTGCCAATTCCTCGTCGACATAAACTTCCATACGATGACCCATGTTGAACACTTTGTACATTTCCTCCCAAGGCGTACCCGATTGTTCCTGGATTAACCGGAATAAAGGAGGTACGGGGAAAAGATTGTCTTTTACAATATGCATATTCTCGACAAAATTCATCACTTTAGTCTGGGCTCCTCCTGAACAGTGAATCATCCCATGAATCTGGTAACGGTATTTGTCCAGAATTTGTTTTATTACCGGAGCGTAAGTACGGGTCGGAGATAAAACCAATTTTCCTGCATTCATACCTACTCCCTCGAC
Coding sequences within it:
- a CDS encoding HepT-like ribonuclease domain-containing protein, which gives rise to MYDVKVLHLLDKVIESLEVIQQRTENIHCTNDFLDSATGTLLLDGVCMKLIATGESIKNLDKLTAGNLLIYYPQIPWREVMGMRDIIVHHYFEVDADVIFNTVKENIPLLMDTLLQMREDLKE
- a CDS encoding nucleotidyltransferase family protein; the protein is MKSINEYIQLLAVYMQTHASVYHIKRMGIFGSVARGEQTENSDIDICYEGEAPTLFTLVRIKYELEALLGRPVDLVRVREKMDEVLKQTIQEEAIYV
- a CDS encoding AsmA family protein, giving the protein MKKSLGKRVLKWTLWSLLALVVLILVGVTIVIHFIFTPAKLTPLVEKTAKEYLNAEVHFGNIELTFFSTFPDFGIQLDDASVISGTFRDSTANSEPTMQDSLMNIKSCLLTINPIAYLTKNRIVVKDFVLEQPEIYAYVDSAGVPNWDILRIAADTTTVDTTMADTTTFDSGIRLRNVRIRNGRLVFDDRNTRLYTRLTGINLGVDGYLGKRRSRLKLDFSTENVLFWQEGQLLVNRLAFGIETGMKINRDSLLYTLEKAVVDVNGIRFGAGGTLRGDTVNHTLLVNLKYGIHIPTLKTLLDLVPDTILHKTENVEVRGDVLCQGEIKGIYGQQNIPLLTSEFRIKDGFIAYPGMPSKIDTLNVDLFALIDLQKEQESYVNLRNFCMKGGGIDIDMAGDAERLLTAPTLKAEVKALVNFEELTKIFPLADGITCRGTLNTSLKTDVLVEDVRNADYGKLRIGGWCQMKDVNIFIPKDSIVMNVKSAGLVFAANRKNTKSVQGTDLLNGVVGYSGLDIHVRNKVRLLMDTTYLALRTSPLKDTSVVASMGANLHLGRMVFIVRDTLLVGLKQANAKASLLPSKRNKKVPQINAELQVDSLRLRAMGNRLNFAKAEVQVEAVRSKRNTKIWLPTGYVDFTGLRAYTPYFPVRMRMPGTRLRFDRNEIQLDSAVLHLGRSDLRLTGNVTNLAKSFFKKEELKAQLLVTSDRIDCNQLMRAMERGTAYMEKVKAGFRDTISTEVDDMDEVPVVSDTTALEGSNCLFVVPPGIDFTFQTDIKKVLFGKLQMDSIHGEVVMRNQCIQLSDLELRSSAANMSTTALYRATDTTKAYAGFALQMHDIRIDSLVGLIPSLDTLFPMLRSFEGLVDFHIAADSWLDSAMNIDLPTLRAAAYLDGRDLVLMDGETFAEISKMLMFKNKKRNMIDSISVDLMVKDGTIEIFPFLVEIDRYKAAVGGQHNIDMTFKYHISILKSPLPFRAGVDISGNLDKMKFRITKAKYKDLFIPSRKAKVDSTQLNLRQRMRTILKEGKG